The following DNA comes from Alkalispirillum mobile.
GCCTTGAGCGGGCGCGGCACAGCCACCCGGCTCTGGCCGCGCGGCTGCAGCTGGTGGTGGCAGAGAGCACAACCTGGCTCGCCGGCCTCGCCCCGGCGGACCGCCCGGAGGTGATCTGCCTGGACCCGATGTACCCTGCGGGCAGCACCCGGGGCGCGGTGCGCAAGGACCTGCAGGCGCTGCGCGATCTACCGGCCTGGCCGGACCAGGACCCGGCGGATGACGTTGAACTGCTCCGGGTAGCCCGCGCCTGCGCCACCCGGCGAGTGGTGGTCAAGCGCCCCGGCCGCGCCGCGCCCCTGGGCGACCTGCCCCCGGACTGGCAACTGCCGGGCCGGAGCACCCGGTTCGATGTGTACCGGGGCGCGGGCGATCCGGAGACCGCCTGAACCCGCCGGAAACGTACCCGCCGGAAAAAGAAAAAGGCACCACCCGCGCAGAGTGGTGCCTTTCCTGTTGGCTGGGGGACCAGGATTCGAACCTGGGTTGACGGAGTCAGAGTCCGTAGTCCTACCGCTAGACGATCCCCCAATAAACTGCGCCCGGTGCCCCGGGCTGGGCCGCCGCAATGACGGCCCGAGCCAAACCGATCAGCGCTTGCTGAACTGAGTGGCGCGACGCGCCTTGTGCAGACCGATCTTCTTACGCTCGACCATGCGGGCGTCACGGGTCACGTAGCCCGCCTTGCTCAGCGGCTGCTTCAGCGCCTCGTCGTACTCCACGAGGGCGCGAGTGATGCCGTGGCGGATGGCGCCGGCCTGACCGCTGGGGCCACCGCCCTTGACGGTCACGTGCACGTCAAACTGCTCGGTGGCATCGACCAGCTCCAGCGGCTGACGCACGACCATGCGCGCCGTCTCGCGGCCGAAGTACTCGTCCAGCGAGCGCCCATTTACCTTAATGTCTCCGCTGCCGGGACGCAAGAAAACCCGGGCGCTGGAGGTCTTGCGACGACCGGTGCCGTAATACTGCTGTTCCGCCATGACGTATACCGTTCCTGATCCAATCAGA
Coding sequences within:
- the rpsI gene encoding 30S ribosomal protein S9, which produces MAEQQYYGTGRRKTSSARVFLRPGSGDIKVNGRSLDEYFGRETARMVVRQPLELVDATEQFDVHVTVKGGGPSGQAGAIRHGITRALVEYDEALKQPLSKAGYVTRDARMVERKKIGLHKARRATQFSKR